One window from the genome of Hippocampus zosterae strain Florida chromosome 7, ASM2543408v3, whole genome shotgun sequence encodes:
- the ppp1r11 gene encoding E3 ubiquitin-protein ligase PPP1R11 — translation MAEVPGTSSETITETVQISTPPPPQQEGRSLTIKLRKRKTEKKVEWSSDTVDNEHLGRRSSKCCCIYEKPRQFGESSSESEGDDDEEGCGSAHCILGHGRRDHGQRGGGGPTAPPKSGRSHAH, via the exons ATGGCGGAGGTTCCTGGGACGTCAAGTGAGACGATCACGGAGACTGTTCAAATCAGCACACCGCCACCCCCTCAGCAG GAGGGACGTAGTCTGACAATTAAGCTAAGAAAGAGGAAAACCGAGAAAAAAGTGGAATGGTCCAGCGACACGGTCGACAATGAGCACCTCGGGAGGAGATCTTCAAAAT GCTGCTGTATTTATGAGAAGCCTCGACAGTTTGGCGAGTCATCCTCCGAAAGCGAGGGAGATGATGACGAAGAAGGGTGTGGCAGCGCACACTGTATCCTGGGCCACGGACGGAGGGATCACGGACagaggggaggtgggggaccCACGGCGCCCCCAAAGTCTGGAAGGTCTCATGCTCACTAG